Proteins encoded by one window of Anaerolineales bacterium:
- a CDS encoding ABC transporter substrate-binding protein, which yields MRRTSLLRLGGPLAILLALSACGGASASKDTYRIGILAQPSQGNVWGINALPTYWDLAVQSPMRLSLFGVSDQRFQLIPQVAADFASPLAQEGDVWVSTVKLREGIRWSDGEPLTAGDVAFTLNTSLRFGLTGGNWSVWADGDYLKSVEAPDDLTVKLVYSAKPGMASHEWGTLTATIACEHYWAPLVEEAAQGLADPDRPERGVEDPGWAAYLARRSEAAEKLFALADEDEPLAGAFLFSREEAGSFLELKANKQYFFSGVAFEGYENGAYRESKPKGYTFSAYGTPEGAQAFAYKSGPFAAKALYSVYGDLNAAVLALQNGEIDILLNPQGLPKGLAESVQDDPNLAVVQNESVAFRFLGFNTRREPMGDAAFRQAVATLIDREFLTDTILQGVAYPVYSFVPEANADWYKPDLPRWGFTPDGAPMTRAERMDKAVEILVAAGYSWSDGSIPVWDAESAAVRAAGTLVTPDGDKMATLELLSFSYSADPLRATFALWIAQWLNEFGIPIRVQPLGFNALFSRTIQQQDFDMFLLGNQAGLFPSYLRNFWHSREAAKGGWNAGGYSNRAFDQLSDQLLSCGSYTECKPIADQIQVLIATAVPWIPLFDTGIYEIYNRRVEFPYTQTYGGLQYLYGLPSVVALS from the coding sequence ATGAGACGAACATCCCTTCTCCGCTTGGGAGGGCCGCTCGCGATTCTGCTCGCCCTCTCCGCCTGCGGCGGCGCTTCGGCGTCGAAAGACACCTACCGGATCGGCATCCTCGCCCAGCCTTCGCAGGGCAATGTCTGGGGAATCAACGCCCTGCCGACCTATTGGGATCTGGCCGTGCAGAGCCCCATGCGCCTGTCGCTCTTCGGGGTCAGCGACCAGCGTTTCCAATTGATTCCGCAGGTCGCCGCGGACTTCGCCTCGCCGCTCGCACAGGAGGGCGACGTCTGGGTCAGCACGGTCAAACTCCGCGAGGGAATCCGCTGGTCGGACGGCGAACCGCTGACCGCCGGCGACGTCGCATTCACCCTCAATACCTCGCTGCGGTTCGGCCTGACCGGCGGGAACTGGAGCGTCTGGGCGGACGGGGATTACCTGAAGTCGGTGGAAGCACCGGACGACCTCACCGTCAAATTGGTTTACTCCGCCAAACCGGGGATGGCCAGCCACGAATGGGGAACCCTGACGGCGACGATCGCCTGCGAGCATTACTGGGCACCCTTGGTGGAGGAAGCCGCCCAGGGGCTCGCGGATCCGGACCGGCCTGAGCGCGGGGTCGAGGATCCGGGCTGGGCCGCGTATCTCGCCCGGCGTTCCGAAGCCGCCGAGAAGCTCTTCGCCCTCGCCGACGAGGACGAGCCGCTGGCCGGCGCGTTCCTGTTCTCGCGCGAGGAAGCCGGCAGCTTCCTGGAGTTGAAGGCCAACAAGCAATACTTCTTTTCCGGCGTCGCCTTCGAGGGATACGAAAACGGCGCGTACCGCGAGTCCAAACCGAAAGGCTACACCTTCAGCGCCTACGGAACCCCCGAAGGGGCCCAGGCCTTCGCATACAAAAGCGGGCCGTTCGCGGCCAAGGCGCTGTATTCCGTTTACGGCGACCTGAACGCCGCGGTCCTGGCTCTGCAGAACGGCGAGATCGACATTCTCCTCAATCCGCAGGGCCTGCCGAAGGGGCTCGCGGAATCCGTCCAGGACGATCCGAACCTGGCCGTCGTCCAGAACGAATCCGTCGCCTTCCGCTTTCTGGGCTTTAACACCCGCCGCGAACCGATGGGCGACGCCGCGTTCCGCCAGGCCGTCGCCACGCTGATCGACCGCGAGTTTCTGACCGACACCATCCTGCAGGGCGTCGCCTATCCGGTCTATTCTTTCGTCCCCGAAGCCAACGCCGATTGGTACAAGCCGGACCTGCCGCGCTGGGGATTCACCCCCGACGGCGCGCCGATGACCCGCGCGGAACGGATGGACAAGGCGGTGGAGATCCTCGTCGCCGCCGGCTATTCCTGGAGCGACGGATCGATTCCGGTCTGGGATGCGGAAAGCGCCGCCGTCCGCGCTGCCGGAACCCTCGTCACCCCGGACGGGGATAAGATGGCGACGCTCGAACTGCTGTCGTTTTCCTACAGCGCCGATCCACTGCGGGCTACCTTCGCGCTCTGGATCGCCCAGTGGTTGAACGAGTTCGGGATCCCGATCCGCGTCCAACCGCTCGGATTCAACGCGCTCTTCAGCCGCACCATCCAACAGCAGGATTTCGACATGTTCCTGCTCGGCAACCAGGCCGGCCTCTTCCCCTCGTACCTGCGCAATTTCTGGCACAGCCGCGAGGCGGCCAAGGGCGGCTGGAACGCCGGCGGATACTCGAACCGCGCCTTCGACCAGCTTTCGGACCAGCTGCTCTCGTGCGGATCGTACACCGAATGCAAGCCGATCGCCGACCAGATTCAAGTGCTGATCGCCACCGCCGTTCCATGGATCCCGCTGTTCGACACCGGAATCTACGAAATCTACAACCGGCGGGTGGAATTCCCGTACACCCAAACCTACGGCGGATTGCAGTACCTCTACGGCCTGCCGTCGGTGGTTGCGCTTTCCTAG
- a CDS encoding ABC transporter permease yields MRRYVALRLLQIVFTYFLFLVLIYFLLESLPGNFLGAFFGESRLSVAQLEALEAQLGLQDPPPVRLARWLGGFLRGDLGLSLSQYPRPVIEILAERAPRTLALFLAATALSFFLGFHAGKILAWRRNSRLETAVTLGGITLYTVFTPWFALGLLWIFACALRIFPAGKFLTCEVWGESAPDADSVFLQLLVLAAAAALLFATAFRAASRLGPAQRRKARVLSAAAILLAACAYWILNGQARYALDILYHMVLPVLTLTLISFGGTMLITRNSMLDTLGEDYILAARAKGLPENEIRDRHAARGALLPVVTTLVFSLAFSVAGGVITESVFSWEGMGFTLMEAVTLADIPLAAGAMAFTGMLVLLAHLAADILYAWLDPRIRYR; encoded by the coding sequence ATGCGGCGGTATGTCGCCCTGCGGCTCCTGCAGATCGTCTTCACTTATTTTCTGTTCCTGGTCCTGATCTACTTCCTGCTGGAATCGCTCCCCGGGAATTTCCTCGGCGCGTTTTTCGGGGAAAGTCGGCTTTCAGTCGCTCAGCTCGAGGCGCTGGAGGCGCAGTTAGGCCTCCAGGATCCGCCGCCGGTGAGGCTCGCCCGCTGGCTGGGGGGATTCCTGCGCGGCGACCTCGGCCTCTCCCTCAGCCAGTATCCACGCCCGGTGATCGAGATCCTCGCCGAACGGGCGCCGCGGACGCTCGCGCTGTTCCTTGCCGCTACCGCGCTTTCCTTCTTCCTCGGCTTTCATGCCGGGAAAATCCTCGCTTGGAGGAGGAACAGCCGGTTGGAAACCGCCGTCACCCTGGGGGGGATCACACTCTACACGGTCTTCACCCCCTGGTTCGCGCTGGGCCTCTTGTGGATTTTCGCCTGCGCCCTGCGGATCTTCCCGGCCGGAAAATTTTTAACCTGCGAAGTCTGGGGCGAATCCGCTCCCGACGCCGATTCGGTCTTCCTGCAGTTGCTGGTCCTGGCCGCGGCGGCGGCGCTTCTCTTCGCCACGGCCTTCCGCGCGGCCTCCCGCCTGGGACCGGCGCAACGGCGGAAGGCCCGGGTTCTCTCCGCCGCCGCGATCCTGCTCGCCGCCTGCGCCTATTGGATCCTCAACGGACAGGCCCGCTACGCGCTCGACATCCTCTATCATATGGTCCTGCCGGTGCTGACGCTGACTCTCATCTCCTTCGGCGGAACCATGCTGATCACCCGCAACAGCATGCTCGACACCCTGGGAGAGGATTACATCCTCGCCGCCCGGGCCAAAGGCCTGCCGGAGAACGAAATCCGCGACCGGCACGCCGCCCGCGGCGCGCTGCTGCCCGTCGTCACCACGCTCGTCTTCTCGCTGGCGTTTTCCGTGGCCGGCGGGGTGATCACCGAATCCGTTTTTTCCTGGGAGGGGATGGGCTTCACCCTGATGGAAGCCGTCACGCTGGCCGATATCCCGCTCGCGGCGGGCGCCATGGCGTTCACCGGGATGCTGGTTCTACTCGCCCACCTGGCGGCGGATATCCTGTACGCCTGGCTTGATCCGCGGATCCGGTACCGTTGA
- the trmD gene encoding tRNA (guanosine(37)-N1)-methyltransferase TrmD: MTIDIFTLFPGILEPALRESILGRAVARGLLAVRLHNIRDHAADKHQVTDDAPYGGGGGMVMKPEPIFTAVESALGAPPKAPVILLTPQGRPFTQEKAWALSESGGFALLCGRYEGVDERVREHLATEELSIGDYVLSGGELAALVVVETVARLLPGALGDQEGARDDSHAGGLLEYPHYTRPPVFRGWAVPEILLSGNHAELARWRREQALWRTYLRRPDLLFRASLSEEERRRVRAWRLEEVDPAED, encoded by the coding sequence CTGACGATCGACATCTTCACTTTGTTTCCGGGCATCCTCGAGCCCGCCCTGCGCGAGAGCATCCTCGGACGCGCCGTCGCCCGCGGCTTGCTCGCGGTCCGCCTGCACAACATCCGCGACCACGCCGCCGACAAGCACCAGGTGACCGACGACGCCCCGTACGGCGGGGGCGGAGGGATGGTGATGAAGCCGGAGCCGATCTTCACCGCGGTGGAATCCGCGCTCGGTGCGCCGCCCAAGGCGCCGGTGATCCTGCTCACGCCCCAAGGCCGGCCGTTCACCCAGGAGAAGGCCTGGGCGCTCTCGGAAAGCGGCGGCTTCGCCCTGCTGTGCGGCCGCTACGAGGGCGTGGACGAGCGCGTGCGGGAGCATCTGGCGACGGAGGAACTCTCCATCGGCGATTACGTGCTTTCGGGCGGGGAACTGGCGGCGCTGGTGGTGGTGGAAACCGTCGCCCGGCTGCTGCCCGGCGCGCTCGGCGACCAGGAGGGCGCGCGCGACGACAGCCACGCGGGCGGATTGCTGGAATACCCGCACTACACCCGCCCGCCGGTGTTCCGCGGCTGGGCCGTCCCGGAGATTTTGCTTTCCGGGAATCACGCCGAGTTGGCGCGCTGGCGGCGCGAACAAGCGTTGTGGCGCACCTACCTGCGCCGTCCGGACTTGCTTTTCCGCGCCTCGCTGAGCGAGGAAGAGCGGCGCCGCGTCCGCGCCTGGCGGCTAGAAGAAGTAGATCCGGCGGAGGACTAG
- a CDS encoding dienelactone hydrolase family protein: MGCAPQRLAALDYLQTRPDVDPERIGVLGLSAGARIALYAAAGTGRLSAVVAEGCGYPTFADWFQGTDPTDRLWAPSMWMTYFFAQAATGIWNPEPMRDAMARISPTPVLLIAAGRDKLFNRQYFEAALEPKEAWFREEDGHIDALFARPGEYEARVIGFLDRYLAPDPAEARTIQQGAVKAGPSNGRTVFLEDALRSLDRHTKRRQGELGMTIQRRRLVPFPHPSNCT, from the coding sequence CTGGGATGCGCACCGCAACGTCTTGCCGCGCTCGATTACCTGCAGACCCGCCCCGACGTCGATCCGGAGCGGATCGGCGTCCTCGGCCTTTCGGCCGGGGCGCGGATCGCGCTGTATGCAGCGGCCGGCACCGGCCGGCTCTCGGCGGTGGTCGCCGAAGGATGCGGTTACCCGACCTTTGCGGATTGGTTCCAGGGCACCGATCCGACGGACAGGCTTTGGGCGCCGTCGATGTGGATGACGTACTTCTTCGCGCAAGCCGCCACCGGGATCTGGAATCCCGAACCGATGCGGGACGCGATGGCGCGGATTTCGCCCACGCCCGTGTTGCTGATCGCCGCCGGAAGGGACAAGCTTTTTAACCGGCAATATTTCGAGGCCGCACTCGAGCCGAAGGAAGCTTGGTTCCGCGAGGAAGACGGGCACATCGACGCGCTGTTCGCCCGCCCCGGGGAATACGAGGCGCGGGTGATCGGATTCTTGGACCGCTATCTCGCGCCGGATCCGGCGGAGGCACGGACCATTCAGCAGGGTGCTGTAAAAGCGGGGCCATCCAACGGGAGGACGGTGTTTCTCGAGGATGCCTTGCGGTCATTGGATCGTCATACCAAGCGAAGGCAGGGAGAACTCGGGATGACGATCCAAAGACGGCGTTTGGTGCCTTTTCCCCACCCCTCAAATTGCACTTAG
- a CDS encoding GNAT family N-acetyltransferase, protein MAYHFAPMNTKYAQTVAGWHYDGVYAFYDFAQGPEDLAELLDPCNWENRYFAVLNGNGQLTGFFCFDVRGGAVELGLGMRPEDTGQRLGRAFVQAGLEFARRRFHPKRFHLEVAAFNQRAIRLYEKLGFLKEKTHLQRTNGGEFEFVQMIRNDTTPEIRDGNSHRASAPTRPRAKN, encoded by the coding sequence ATGGCCTATCATTTTGCGCCCATGAACACCAAATACGCCCAAACCGTCGCCGGCTGGCATTACGACGGCGTCTATGCATTTTACGATTTCGCGCAGGGTCCCGAGGATCTGGCGGAATTGCTGGACCCCTGCAATTGGGAAAACCGATATTTCGCCGTCCTGAACGGGAACGGCCAGCTGACCGGCTTCTTCTGCTTCGACGTCCGCGGCGGGGCCGTGGAGCTGGGATTGGGGATGAGGCCGGAGGATACCGGCCAAAGGCTGGGGCGCGCCTTCGTGCAGGCGGGATTGGAATTCGCCCGCCGCCGCTTTCATCCGAAGCGTTTCCACCTGGAAGTGGCGGCCTTCAACCAAAGGGCGATCCGGCTTTACGAAAAGCTGGGCTTTCTAAAGGAAAAGACCCATCTTCAGCGAACCAACGGCGGCGAATTCGAATTCGTCCAAATGATTCGAAACGATACGACTCCGGAGATCCGGGACGGCAATTCGCATCGCGCTTCTGCGCCTACGCGCCCCCGCGCGAAGAATTGA
- a CDS encoding GIY-YIG nuclease family protein, whose amino-acid sequence MKKPSSPTKGIPCCYVLRCADGSFYTGWTNDLPRRIRQHETGHGGRYTRSRRPVKLMYFERQEDKRAARRREAEIKKLPRAKKAELASGKKKPRKLGKKAEK is encoded by the coding sequence ATGAAAAAGCCCTCTTCCCCAACAAAGGGGATCCCTTGCTGCTACGTTCTGCGGTGCGCCGACGGGTCCTTCTACACCGGATGGACCAACGACCTGCCGCGCCGGATCCGCCAACACGAAACGGGCCATGGCGGGCGCTACACCCGCAGCCGCCGCCCGGTGAAGCTGATGTATTTCGAGCGCCAGGAGGACAAGCGCGCGGCGCGGCGGCGCGAGGCGGAGATTAAAAAACTCCCGCGGGCGAAGAAAGCGGAACTGGCGTCGGGGAAAAAGAAGCCGCGGAAGCTCGGGAAAAAGGCCGAGAAGTGA
- a CDS encoding site-2 protease family protein gives MYPRTIAEFLCRALILLIVFPAHELAHAVAATRLGDPTPRLHGRLTLNPIKHLDPWGSLLFLFAGIGWASTPVNPAYFGENRRLKMGLVSLTGPAANFGLAVLGAVPLYFFSWTPTLTSTNALLPEPAYFFTLFVYLNLLLAFFNLIPIAPLDGAQILGAVLPEGLAVKYESAQRYGFYALLILFFVLPMMGVSVVGLLVRFLVAPVFLLLFLGLP, from the coding sequence ATGTACCCGCGGACGATCGCCGAGTTCCTCTGCCGCGCGCTGATCCTGCTGATCGTGTTCCCCGCCCACGAGCTGGCGCACGCCGTTGCCGCCACCCGCCTGGGGGATCCCACCCCGCGCCTGCACGGGCGCCTGACCTTGAATCCGATCAAACATCTGGATCCCTGGGGGTCCTTGCTGTTCCTCTTCGCCGGGATCGGCTGGGCCTCGACGCCGGTCAATCCGGCCTACTTCGGGGAAAACCGCCGCTTGAAAATGGGACTCGTCTCGTTGACCGGGCCGGCGGCCAACTTCGGATTGGCTGTGCTGGGGGCGGTTCCGTTGTATTTCTTTTCGTGGACTCCGACGCTGACATCCACCAATGCCTTGTTGCCGGAACCGGCTTACTTCTTCACCCTATTCGTTTATTTGAACTTGCTGCTGGCCTTTTTCAACCTGATTCCGATCGCTCCGCTCGACGGCGCGCAGATCCTCGGGGCGGTGCTCCCGGAAGGATTAGCCGTGAAATACGAATCCGCGCAGCGCTACGGTTTCTACGCCCTGCTGATCCTGTTCTTCGTCCTGCCGATGATGGGCGTTAGTGTGGTGGGTTTGCTCGTCCGATTTCTGGTGGCGCCGGTCTTTTTACTGCTGTTCCTCGGTCTGCCCTGA
- a CDS encoding flavodoxin family protein, with the protein MKTVVVYDTVFGNTEKVAQSVGAACTPAAAVVRAGEAGKDALAGAQLVIVGSPTRAFRPTPALRQWIKSLPKNSLHGVRVAAFDTRMDLKALDNKFLTFMVGLFGYAAKPIADALAKKGGTPVLAPEGFIVTASEGPLAEGEPERAAQWAKRVQSAAKGV; encoded by the coding sequence ATGAAAACCGTCGTGGTCTACGATACGGTGTTCGGCAACACGGAAAAAGTGGCGCAGTCGGTGGGCGCGGCCTGCACGCCGGCCGCCGCGGTCGTTCGGGCCGGCGAGGCCGGCAAGGACGCGCTGGCCGGCGCGCAACTGGTGATCGTCGGGTCCCCGACCCGGGCTTTCCGTCCCACGCCCGCCCTGAGGCAGTGGATAAAATCGCTCCCCAAGAACAGCCTGCACGGCGTCCGGGTCGCCGCGTTCGACACCCGGATGGACCTTAAAGCGCTCGACAACAAGTTCCTGACGTTCATGGTGGGCCTCTTCGGATATGCCGCCAAGCCGATCGCCGACGCGCTGGCGAAGAAGGGCGGAACGCCGGTTCTTGCGCCGGAAGGGTTCATCGTCACCGCCAGCGAAGGGCCGCTGGCGGAAGGCGAACCGGAACGGGCGGCGCAGTGGGCGAAGCGCGTGCAATCCGCAGCGAAAGGCGTTTGA
- the recO gene encoding DNA repair protein RecO, protein MARERTYQTEALVLRRRNWGEADRILTLFTPGRGKIRVRAVGVRKPASRKAGHLELFHRAKLFLARGRDFDIVTQAETIDAYAALREDLVRSAAASYAAELLDRLSPEESDNPDAYRLAVRTLEELSGGGDPAWILRCYDLKLLECSGYRPELSLCTVGGEQIRAEDQFFSPARGGAVCPRCAERAEGRFPVTLAALKVLRHVQRSPLDAALKLRVRPETLDELEELLRRSIQFVLESPLRSRNYLAEVSRGGGL, encoded by the coding sequence ATGGCCCGCGAGCGGACGTATCAAACCGAAGCGCTGGTTCTGCGGCGGCGGAACTGGGGCGAAGCCGATAGGATCCTCACGCTCTTCACGCCGGGGCGCGGCAAGATCCGCGTGCGGGCGGTGGGAGTGCGCAAACCCGCTTCGCGCAAGGCCGGCCACCTGGAGCTGTTCCACCGCGCGAAGTTGTTCCTGGCCCGGGGGCGGGATTTCGACATCGTCACCCAGGCCGAAACCATCGACGCCTATGCGGCGCTGCGCGAGGATCTGGTGCGGTCGGCGGCGGCTTCGTATGCGGCGGAGCTGCTCGACCGGCTTTCGCCCGAGGAGTCGGATAATCCCGACGCCTACCGGCTTGCGGTCCGCACGCTGGAGGAGCTTTCCGGCGGGGGCGATCCGGCCTGGATCCTGCGCTGCTACGATCTGAAGCTGTTGGAATGCAGCGGGTACCGGCCCGAGCTATCGCTGTGCACCGTCGGCGGCGAGCAGATCCGCGCCGAGGACCAGTTCTTCTCCCCGGCGCGGGGCGGCGCGGTCTGTCCGCGCTGCGCCGAGAGGGCGGAAGGGCGATTTCCGGTGACGCTCGCGGCGCTGAAGGTTTTACGCCACGTTCAACGCTCGCCGTTGGACGCGGCGCTGAAACTCCGGGTGCGGCCGGAGACCTTGGATGAATTGGAGGAGCTGTTGCGCCGATCCATCCAGTTCGTGCTCGAATCCCCCCTGCGCTCGCGCAATTACCTCGCCGAAGTCTCGCGCGGGGGAGGGTTATAA
- a CDS encoding terpene cyclase/mutase family protein, whose amino-acid sequence MQPWQKSLAHDPIPPLHAHGNEALRFFVRRDLLGEDAGPIQELWRLPDAAKILRKQQRDGSFPVPAARVKHPAVNYRLVETWRYFRILVEMYGFTREDPQAERAAEFLFSCQTADGDFRGFLADQYATYYTGAVLSLLVQAGYGSDPRAEKCFRWLRSMRQDDGGWTIPILTHPFNGKQMYRLTGSHMDVVEPDRTKPFSHNWTGMVLRAFAVHPKYRRTREAKAAASLLADRFFQPDVYTSYQSAEYWIRFEYPFWWNNLVAALDSVSRIGLPADDPRIAKALDWLVRHQERDGLWRVTYAKPHARVKETAKVRGARCWISLAVCRVLRRYYQ is encoded by the coding sequence ATGCAGCCCTGGCAGAAATCCCTCGCCCATGATCCGATCCCGCCGCTGCACGCGCACGGGAACGAAGCCCTGCGGTTTTTCGTCCGGCGCGACCTTCTGGGAGAGGACGCCGGCCCCATCCAAGAATTGTGGCGGTTGCCGGACGCGGCGAAGATCCTCCGCAAGCAGCAAAGGGACGGCTCCTTTCCGGTTCCCGCCGCGCGGGTCAAGCATCCCGCCGTCAACTACCGCCTGGTCGAAACCTGGAGATATTTCCGAATCCTGGTGGAGATGTATGGGTTCACCCGCGAGGATCCGCAGGCCGAGCGCGCGGCGGAATTTTTGTTTTCCTGCCAGACCGCGGACGGCGACTTCCGCGGATTCCTGGCGGACCAATACGCCACGTATTACACCGGCGCCGTCCTTTCCCTGCTCGTCCAAGCGGGATACGGGAGCGATCCGCGCGCGGAAAAATGCTTCCGCTGGCTGCGCTCCATGCGGCAGGACGACGGCGGATGGACGATCCCGATTCTCACCCATCCCTTCAACGGCAAGCAGATGTACCGCCTAACCGGCAGCCACATGGACGTCGTCGAGCCCGACCGCACAAAACCCTTCTCCCACAACTGGACCGGCATGGTTCTGCGCGCGTTCGCCGTCCACCCGAAGTATCGTAGGACGCGGGAGGCGAAAGCCGCCGCGTCGCTGCTCGCGGACCGTTTCTTCCAGCCGGACGTCTACACCTCTTACCAGTCGGCGGAATACTGGATCCGCTTTGAATATCCCTTCTGGTGGAACAACCTCGTCGCGGCGCTGGATTCCGTCTCGCGCATCGGCTTGCCCGCCGACGATCCGCGGATCGCCAAGGCGTTGGATTGGCTCGTCCGTCATCAGGAAAGGGACGGACTGTGGCGGGTGACGTACGCCAAACCGCACGCGCGTGTGAAAGAGACCGCCAAGGTCCGCGGCGCCCGATGCTGGATCAGCCTGGCCGTTTGCCGCGTGCTTCGAAGGTATTACCAATAG